The genomic DNA ACCATGGTATGGTTCAACTGGAGATCATTGATAATGAATATGATGAACTCCATCTTTAAATAATAATCCATTTGGGTCATTTACCAATCCATTTGGTGATGCAATATGATAAGTTGGTCTATAGTAAATATCTTTTTTTACAAGTTCATTTGCTTGATCATAATATTTTTTATCAATATCAAATCATTTTTTTCATTGTATTTCTTTTATTCTTTTCATTCTGAATTAACCTTTACTTTCTACTTTTGTTTTTTTTACTTCATTAGTTACTCCAGGAACAGGAGCAAAATCTCTTTCTAAAATAGACTTAGTCAATTTTTTAAAGTATTTAAGTCTTGATAATAAAATTGTTGCTAAGAATGTTGTACCTATTGTGACAATAATTGCTATAGCCATTCATAAGAATCCTGTACCCCCTCAAGTATTCATATCAAAACCAGGTCTTGTTGATGCTTGAGGAATTACTGTCAAGAATACTAGAAGTGAACATGGACCCATTGTTGTTAAAACTCCTGATGCAGTTGTAACAATTACTCCTGCTGTTGTTCCTATACTTACAGCAATTACAGGGAATAAAAATCTTAATGCTACTCCAAATAATGCAGGTTCAGTTGAACCTCCTACAAAAGCAATCAAATATGCAGGTACTGCTGTTTTTTGTAACTCTTTATTTTTTTTATTCATTATAGCAAATGCCATAACACTAGTTGCAACCGATATATTTAATTGTGTAAACATTGGGTTTATTGAAGTTGCATTATAAGTCATAAATTGTTGTAAAGCAACCACTACAAATATCTGAATAAATCCAGTCACCACTAGTCAAGGTAGTAACAATGCAAATAATGGATTAAACACAAATTTTGCAATATTGTGAGTTGTTGCTCATAATACAGCTATATTCATTCCATAAGTTATTAACATCCCTATTGGCGCCAATAATAATTGACCTATAAAAAATGCAATCAACATTACAGAAGGGATTCCAAATATCTCTTTTACAACACCAAATTTTATTTTTCTAACTAACCTTTCTAAATAAACTGCTGTAAAAGCAATCAATACCAATGGAAGTATTTGACCTTCATATGAGATTTTTCATGGATAACCACTTGCTAAATCTGAAAAAGATCAATTAACACTATCAGTTCCAACTTGACCATTTTGTCCTCAATCAAATAATGGTCTACCAGAATTCATAAAGTCATTTGTTGTAACCATGTCTTTTCCACAAAGCACAACCCCTAAAGAAATACCAATAGCTTCACTACCTTTCATAAGTTTAAAAATAGATCATGGTATCAAAATACTAAATGATAATGCAAGTGCTTTTTGAAGAGATTTTAAAATACTTCCTAATGTTTTTGAAAACTCTCCTGTATCCTTTATTGTTGAACCATTAACTTCAATACCATTTATTATATTTTCTATTGTTGAAATAATCGATAAAGTAATTAAATAAGGAATAATAGGCATAACCAATAGTCCAATACCATCAGTTAAAGTTTTAAAAAAACTTTTTTTTGTAGTAAGTTTTACATCATAAAAATTAACTACTCTTTTCAAAGAAACTCCTAGTGATGATAATAAATCTTTATTAAATTGCTCAATATCTTTTTTAATTACAAGTTGAACTAAATTTTCATTTACAACAACACCATTGATTAATATATTTTCTTTTAGTGAATTGATTTTAACAATATCTATATTTTTAACTTTAATTCTGACTCTAGTTGCACAATGACTAACGTTTTCAACATTTTCTGTATTACCTAAATCTTCTGCTATAGCAATAATATTAGTATCAATAGTATTTTTTTTACTAAAAATTTTCATTTTATTTCCTTTCATAGATACATCATTAACATATCGATATAATTAAATCATAAATTTTATGTTTTTTTTAAAAAAAATGGAAAATTTACCAAAAAAATAAATTCATTTCCATTTGTATTAATATATATTTAATTTAAATTAGAAAAATTTTTACTTAATTTAAGGAGATACAAACATGGAAATAAAAGTATTTCAAAATGAGTTATTTAATAATGGTAATTCTTATTTACTTATAAATGATAAAAAAGAAGCAATTTTAATTGATCTTGCAAATAAAGCAGATGAAATTTTAGAATATATTGAAAAAAATAATATCAATTTAACAACAATTTTAATAACTCATGGTCATTTCGATCATTTAGTAAGCATTGAAAAAGTTTTAACTAAGTTTAATAATTTAAAATTGTACATAGGAAAAGAAGATGAAGTTTGCTTATATGATCCTGAAATGAATGCTGGAGCAAGTAGAAATAATTTTTGAAAACTAGAAAATAAATATAAAAATACTATATTGATTGATAAAAGTATTTCACTTAATATAAATGACTTTAATTTTGATATTTATCTTATGAAAGGACATACTCCTGGAACTGTATTTTATCATCTAGTTGATTTAAATTATATGTTTTGTGGAGATACATTGTTTAAAGAAAAGATTGGATTTCATGGCAAAGAAATGAAAAGATGCAATGATGATATATTTAAAAAATCTATTCAATTTTTATACACAAATAAGTTTAAAGATACAACATTGTTTCCAGGTCATCATGAATCAAATATAAAAATATCAGAGATTAAAAAAATTAATATTATTGCAAATGAATTTATAAAATAAAAATCTTGTACAAAAATATTTAAATAATAAAAAAAGAAACCAAATATTATAAGATATTTTTTGTTTCTTTAAGGTTGTTTATTCTATTTGTTAATTTTAGTTTTTATCTCTTTTTTATTTTCTAATTTTTTTGAATATGAAATTTTAAAAATCCAGCTGGAATAATCAAAATAACTATTAAAATCATTACAATTGGTTTTCAAATATCTGCGGTTTTTATCCCCATAAGTAATAGCATAAACGATCCAACTAAGGTTAATATACAAGCTAAATATGAAAATGCAGCAAAAGTATAAAACAATCAATCTTTATATATTTTTTTATAATCTTTATCTTTAATTCTTAAATATATTACATTTGTTGTCATTAATGTTTTTAAAGCGCTTACCGCAAGAGAAAAGTATCCCAATAAATCTCTAATATCATTAAAAATGATATAAACAGTTGCTAACAACATTAAAAGTAACATTGAATTAAGTGGTTTATCTGAAAGTTTTGAGTTTTTTAAAAAATGTTTAGATAAATCTTTTTCTTCTGCCATTTTTTTTACCAAAACTGTTTGATAAACTAAATAAGAATTGATAGCCCCTATAAATAAAACTATAGCGATTGAGTTGAATACCATTTTTGCTCATTTAGGAGTATTTGCAAAAACATTCAAGAATTTATTAGTTCCAATATTACTGATTGATAAGATTGCAACTGCATAAACTATATAAACTATTGCAACAATTATTACTCCTACAAAAATAACTCGTGGTGTAGTTTTTTCGGGGTTTTTTGTATCTGCTGCTACATAAGTTGGAATTTCAGTTCCTGAATATGAAAACATAGTCATTGTAATTGCAGGAATTAAAAGTGATCCTCCAATATAAGCATCTTTTAAATTTTGCTTCATAGTATTAGAACTTAATAAATCATCGTTTACTCCATAAATTAAAGCTAGTATTAAAATAAACAAAATTGGTAAACTTTTAATAACAAGAAATACTATTTGACTATTATAACTAAAATTTCTAATAAATATTTGACTACCTCCAATAATAAATAATATAAAAATAGATATAAACTTTCATAAATATTCATTATCGTATCCTGAAAATTCTTTAATAATATTTGTAATTGCCAGACTAGCTGTTGCTATTGCAACAGCTGATACAAATAACATTAAAACTCATCCTAATCAAAAAGCCATAACTTTTCAGTTTGCCCTTCTTAGTCAACTATATGCTGTTCCATTTTCTTTAAAAGAAATTGTTGGTTCTACCATTATAAATGTTTCAGGTAAAATTATAATTCCACCAATAATTCACGCAAATATCATTAACAAAGGATTGTTTTGACTTAAAGCAAATACACTTCCATAAGTTAAAATAATACTAGTTCCAATTGTTGCAGTTAAAGTCATTGCTAAAACTGTTCAAAAACCCATTTTTTTATTTTTCATTGTTGAATTTCTCACTTTCTTTTGCAAAGTTTAAAGTTTTTAATAAATAATCATTATAATAATCACTTATCATATAAACATGTTCTGAACCTTCTGGTGTTCAAATTTCACTTTTTATATTAGTTTCAAATTTAATTTTTTTATTATACATATCTCAACTCATTTGATAATCAATAAATGTATCACCTTTTCCATGCACAAAAAATATTGGAATATTTTTATTTAAATTCATATGTTTTAATAAATTATATTTATTTTGATTTGTTTTTGTTAATTTACTAAACTTTTTAGTATATCCTAAACTAATTAGTCATCAAGGTTTTTTAAAATAATTATTTTGAATATAGTAGCGATACTGTAGTTTGATACTACTAAATCCACAATCTGAAATAACTCATTTAATTAAATCTTGATAACTTCCAAATTGAGAATATAAAACTGAAGTAGATGCGCCCATACTATTTCCAATTAATCCAATTGATTCAATTTCATATTCATTTTTTAGATTAGCTATAATTTCATCAATAATTTCAACACATGAATAACCAATATCTGTATATTTACCATAGCTTTTTCCATGAGCAAATGAATCAAATGTTAAAATGTTATAACCTTGTTTGTAAAAATGATGAACTAATCTTAGTCCTAAAAATTTATCTTCTGTTCAACCATGTAATCCAAATACTCATTTTTTAGAGTTAGCAACAGTTGCCTTAATACAGCTAATATTTCCTTTTTTTGTTTTAATATCATATTCTAAAATCTCTTCTGATTTAAAAGAATCAAATTTTAAGTTCATTTTTTTAAGATCTCAGTAGTGATATTCTAAGGTGTTTGTTAACGTTGGTATTAATTGATAATATTTGTTGTCTCCTTTATACTTGCCATATCGAGGATAAGTATAACAAAAATTTTTAAAGCTATTAAAATGTTTTTTCGACTTAAAATAAATAATCGGAAATAAAATAACGGTCAAAATAATTGTTAATAAGTTATAAGTATATTTTTTCATTTTTTTTGACATATCTTTATCTTTCTATCATTTTTAAATTACAAAAAAATTTTAAATTAAAGTTTTTGAATATTTTTTTCAATATTAAAATATTTATTTTTAAACTAAGAAAAAATAAGTATAAGTAGACTAATTAAAAAACTGGTCTACTTTGAACATCTAAAATAAAATTGACAGTAAAAAAGTACTTTTATTGTTAAAATTTAATTGAAAGGTGTTCTTTTTATACGGCAAAACAATGATCAAAACAAGAAAAAATTAACATAGTTAATGAGGCAAAAGAAGTTAGAATAATTAATACTGCAGTGAAATTTAATTTAAGCACCAGTACTATTAAGAGATGAAAACATGAAATAAGAACTAAAGGTGAAGGTGCTTTAGAATGAGGTAATGGAGTTCAAGCTAAAAGTAATATTAAGAAATTCAAATCTCATGATTGGTTATTTAAAGATCCTGATGATATGAGTTTAGAAGAATTGAGAGAAGCGTTAAAATTAGAGCGCGCTTTAAAAAAGCATTTGGCGAAAACTGTTAAGGAAAAGTACTTCGCCATTTTTAATGCGAAAAAGTGTTTTTCATTAAAAATAGTTTGTGAATACTTAGGAGTATCAAGATATGGTTATTTAAAATGATTAAAGACAGGTAAACCTAAATACAAAAACTATGATACAAAAATTGCTAACAAAATCATTTATATACATAATCTTTTTAAAAAACGTTATGGCTACAATATGATTACACTCATGTTAAATAAGTATTTTAAAATGAACTTAAAACCTTGGGTTGTATACAGATATATGAAAATATTAGGCATTAAGGCAGTCAAAAAGAAAAGAGTACCGATTATGATAAATCAGGTCCATTAAGATTTAAAAATATTTTAAACAGAAATTTTAAAGCAAATAACTTAAATGAAAAATGGGTTACAGATGTTACTTACATTAAAACAAGTTCAGGGATGGTTTATTTATCAGTCATTAAAGACTTATACAGTTCAGAAATAGTAGATTGAAAACTTTCTAAAAGACCTGGTAATGAACTTTGCCATACAAATTTAAAATCTGCAATCACAAAAAAAGTTAAACCAAAACTTATTCATTCTGATCAAGGTTCGCCATACACAAATGAAACTTGAAAATATTTATGTGATTCTAATAATATAAAGATTTCTATGTCGAGAAGAGGAAATTCTCCTGATAACGGTGCATGTGAATCGTTTTTTGGAACTTTAAAAAACGAGTGTATTTATACTTATAAAGTAAATGAGCTAAATTATTCTAATATATATAATGTAATTTCTGATTATATTGAGTTTTATAATTACGTAAGACCTATATTAAAGTATAAAAAAACTCCATACAAATTCGTATGGAGAAAGTATCTTTTTAATGTCAATTTTAATTGACAAGTTCAACTTAAGTTTCTTTTTTCTTTTCTAATAACTATTTTTTTGCAACTATAAATTGTAAAATAAATGTGCATGGTTATGCAAATGCTTGAAACTAAAAATGAGTTAGATCAACATTACAAATGTTTTTAATAGCAATTTTTAATAGAACTTAGTTTTAAACTAAGATCTAAATAAAAAATAACAATTTATTAAAATGCTAAATATACTTTGTCAAGTATACATAATGTTTTTTATAAGAATGTTTCAACATAGTTTGAAACATTCTTTTTATTTTGTGTTAGTTTTAAATAAACATAGGCTGGTGGGGTTTTATGTTTTACCATTATTCTTTCATAATTATAAAATTCTATGTAATTATCAATTGATTTTTCTAAATCTAAAAAGTTATTTTGTTTTAGTTGTTGTTTTCATTCTTCTTTTAATGATGAAAAAAAAGTTTCACACATTGCATTATCTATAGAATTGCCGGGCCTAGATAACGAAATAATAATATTATTTCTTTTAGCATATCTTTTCGCAAATATAGAAGTGTATTGATTTCCATTGTCAGAATGAATCATAAGCTTTTTAGATAAATCATTTCTATAAAAAGATGCCTTTTCAAGCGTTTTTCTATATAGTTCAACATCATTTTTTAGTGATAATTTATGACCAACAATAAAACCAGTATTAGCATCTTTAATAATGCTTAAATAAGCAAACTTTTTATTAAAGGTATATAAGAAACATCAGTTACTCAACATTCGTTTTTTAAAAATATTGATCAGTTTCTATTGACGTAATTTGGACCATGAGTAATTGTTTTAATTTCTTTTGGCTTTCTATACATTTTTTTTACCCTTATAATTGAATATAATTTGAATATTTTCATAATCCTAGCTACTTTGGTTTGACTTACCTCTAAACCTTGATTATTTAAAATAATTCTAATTCTAGGTGATCCATATATTCCATTATTATTTGTAAAAATATTTTTAATCTTAAGAGCTAGATTCATATCAATTTTTAAATCATATTCTGGTTTACCTTTACAGCATCATCTATAATAACTTGCTCTTGTAATTTTAAATAGTTTACATAATGATAAAACAGTGTACTTATTTTTATATTTCTCTATGGTTTTATAGTAATTTATTACTCTTTTTCTGAATCCTCCATTAGTTCACTGAGTTTTTTTAAAATTTCATTCTCCATTTCTAGTCCTTTTAATTTTTTATTTAATTCTGCTATTTTTTTATCTTTTGAATTTTTGAATTAATCTTAATTTTACCATTGTGCTTGTTGTGCTTTCCATTTTTAGAAATAAGTGCTGCTTCTCTATAAATTTCTCAATCTATAAACATCCTTCTAGCTGCTGAATAAGAAATGTTATAAATCATTGATAATTTTTTGTAAAAAATATGCTCATTGAAATGTTTATTCACAAGATCTTTTTTAGCGTTTAAGTCTAAAATTGTTGATTTGTTGCCTTTATGATTTGCCATATAAAAAATTCTCCTTGTATAATTTTATGTTTTTTTTAACATAATGTATACTTAGAGAATTATATTTAATAAGTTAATATTAGTTTTTATTTTACCTATCCACTTTTTCATTAGCACCTTTTTTTTCAAATTTTATTTGAATAAAATTAGAATATGCTGAATCTTTATTATAAGTTGACATAAGTTCTGGTCCAACATGTTCTTCTTCATTTCAATAATCTAATTTAACATCATTTGTAGTTAATTTATAAGCTTGTCAAGGTTTATCTTCTCTACTTGTATTTTCTGAACCATTTCATGCTTTTAATACCTCTTCTAAAGTGGGATGATCTCCTTCCATATCAATTTCTCCAAGATCAACAATTGCAGTGTCTACTATATCTTGATATAAATTAATTCTTGAACATTCAACATGAACTATTTTTTCTAATCCATCATATTTTAATAAAATTGGTGCTACAAAATAATATTTTTCTTCTTCACCTTGTCCACTATCTATATATTTTTCTAATTTATATTTTATTGTAAATACACCATCACTATTATTAGAAGATGTTTCAGGAGTTATTATTTTTAAGCATTTAGCATCTCTTTCTTCACTTGGAACAATAACTTCTAATTTTTGGTTTACTACTGGATTATTAATTCTTATAGAAAACGATCTTTCTTCAAATACTTTAATATATAAATTGATTTCTTCTTGTGCAAAACTTGGTTTTAATTGTACATAATTATAAGTAATAGTAGTTGATCCAAATACTTTTGTAGAAGTTGCTAAAGCTTCAATTTTTGCTTCTTTTAAAGTTGGATCACTTGAAAATTTAACATCACTTGTAGTAAAAAATTCTTCTTTATTTACATCTAAAAGTTTAGATAAAATATCTTGTAAAGTTGGTAATTTATTACTTCCTTTAATATCTCCTAATTCTTTAATTTTTATAGAATTTAAATCTCTTTTAGTATGTGTTGAAGAAGTTGATCCTCCTTGATTTGTATCATTGTTATTATTATTGTTTTGGTTTGTATCAGCTGGTTTTTTATTACACGCAATAATTGAACCTGTTGAAAATACTAAAATGTTTAAACTGTTTAATAGTAATAATAATTTTTTCATTTTATCCTCCTTTTTATATAGTTATATTTTATAATTTTTAAATACTAGATCTATAAATAACTTAATATTTAACTTATTATTTTTTCAATTTAAGTTATTTTTACTAAATGATTATAAATCATCTTTTATATTATTTTCTATTGATAAATTTTTATACATTTTTTTCAATGAGTTATCTTTTTTCATGACTTCTAAATATTGATCATGAAGTTTTTTTATTATTTCAAATAGTTTTGTCATTTCTTCATCATAATTTTCTATATATTTTAAAATTTTTTTTAAGATATCAATTTTCTTGTCATAACTACTAATCATTTCAAAAAGATTCATATAATTATCAATTGAATAAATAATAGCAGTTAATGTACTTGGACCTGCAATTATAACTTTACTTTTAAATGCATAATCTATCAATTGAGTTTGCTCACATAAAAAAGAAAATATACCTTCACTTGGCACAAACATTACAGAATAAACCGTTTTATCTTCTTCACTTATGTATT from Spiroplasma tabanidicola includes the following:
- a CDS encoding PTS transporter subunit EIIB, with amino-acid sequence MKIFSKKNTIDTNIIAIAEDLGNTENVENVSHCATRVRIKVKNIDIVKINSLKENILINGVVVNENLVQLVIKKDIEQFNKDLLSSLGVSLKRVVNFYDVKLTTKKSFFKTLTDGIGLLVMPIIPYLITLSIISTIENIINGIEVNGSTIKDTGEFSKTLGSILKSLQKALALSFSILIPWSIFKLMKGSEAIGISLGVVLCGKDMVTTNDFMNSGRPLFDWGQNGQVGTDSVNWSFSDLASGYPWKISYEGQILPLVLIAFTAVYLERLVRKIKFGVVKEIFGIPSVMLIAFFIGQLLLAPIGMLITYGMNIAVLWATTHNIAKFVFNPLFALLLPWLVVTGFIQIFVVVALQQFMTYNATSINPMFTQLNISVATSVMAFAIMNKKNKELQKTAVPAYLIAFVGGSTEPALFGVALRFLFPVIAVSIGTTAGVIVTTASGVLTTMGPCSLLVFLTVIPQASTRPGFDMNTWGGTGFLWMAIAIIVTIGTTFLATILLSRLKYFKKLTKSILERDFAPVPGVTNEVKKTKVESKG
- a CDS encoding MBL fold metallo-hydrolase; the encoded protein is MEIKVFQNELFNNGNSYLLINDKKEAILIDLANKADEILEYIEKNNINLTTILITHGHFDHLVSIEKVLTKFNNLKLYIGKEDEVCLYDPEMNAGASRNNFWKLENKYKNTILIDKSISLNINDFNFDIYLMKGHTPGTVFYHLVDLNYMFCGDTLFKEKIGFHGKEMKRCNDDIFKKSIQFLYTNKFKDTTLFPGHHESNIKISEIKKINIIANEFIK
- a CDS encoding amino acid permease, with product MKNKKMGFWTVLAMTLTATIGTSIILTYGSVFALSQNNPLLMIFAWIIGGIIILPETFIMVEPTISFKENGTAYSWLRRANWKVMAFWLGWVLMLFVSAVAIATASLAITNIIKEFSGYDNEYLWKFISIFILFIIGGSQIFIRNFSYNSQIVFLVIKSLPILFILILALIYGVNDDLLSSNTMKQNLKDAYIGGSLLIPAITMTMFSYSGTEIPTYVAADTKNPEKTTPRVIFVGVIIVAIVYIVYAVAILSISNIGTNKFLNVFANTPKWAKMVFNSIAIVLFIGAINSYLVYQTVLVKKMAEEKDLSKHFLKNSKLSDKPLNSMLLLMLLATVYIIFNDIRDLLGYFSLAVSALKTLMTTNVIYLRIKDKDYKKIYKDWLFYTFAAFSYLACILTLVGSFMLLLMGIKTADIWKPIVMILIVILIIPAGFLKFHIQKN
- a CDS encoding alpha/beta hydrolase, whose product is MSKKMKKYTYNLLTIILTVILFPIIYFKSKKHFNSFKNFCYTYPRYGKYKGDNKYYQLIPTLTNTLEYHYWDLKKMNLKFDSFKSEEILEYDIKTKKGNISCIKATVANSKKWVFGLHGWTEDKFLGLRLVHHFYKQGYNILTFDSFAHGKSYGKYTDIGYSCVEIIDEIIANLKNEYEIESIGLIGNSMGASTSVLYSQFGSYQDLIKWVISDCGFSSIKLQYRYYIQNNYFKKPWWLISLGYTKKFSKLTKTNQNKYNLLKHMNLNKNIPIFFVHGKGDTFIDYQMSWDMYNKKIKFETNIKSEIWTPEGSEHVYMISDYYNDYLLKTLNFAKESEKFNNEK
- a CDS encoding IS3 family transposase; translation: MKFNLSTSTIKRWKHEIRTKGEGALEWGNGVQAKSNIKKFKSHDWLFKDPDDMSLEELREALKLERALKKHLAKTVKEKYFAIFNAKKCFSLKIVCEYLGVSRYGYLKWLKTGKPKYKNYDTKIANKIIYIHNLFKKRYGYNMITLMLNKYFKMNLKPWVVYRYMKILGIKAVKKKRVPIMINQVH
- a CDS encoding IS3 family transposase, whose protein sequence is MNEKWVTDVTYIKTSSGMVYLSVIKDLYSSEIVDWKLSKRPGNELCHTNLKSAITKKVKPKLIHSDQGSPYTNETWKYLCDSNNIKISMSRRGNSPDNGACESFFGTLKNECIYTYKVNELNYSNIYNVISDYIEFYNYVRPILKYKKTPYKFVWRKYLFNVNFNWQVQLKFLFSFLITIFLQL
- a CDS encoding DDE-type integrase/transposase/recombinase, which encodes MLSNWCFLYTFNKKFAYLSIIKDANTGFIVGHKLSLKNDVELYRKTLEKASFYRNDLSKKLMIHSDNGNQYTSIFAKRYAKRNNIIISLSRPGNSIDNAMCETFFSSLKEEWKQQLKQNNFLDLEKSIDNYIEFYNYERIMVKHKTPPAYVYLKLTQNKKNVSNYVETFL
- a CDS encoding IS3 family transposase, which translates into the protein MNLALKIKNIFTNNNGIYGSPRIRIILNNQGLEVSQTKVARIMKIFKLYSIIRVKKMYRKPKEIKTITHGPNYVNRNWSIFLKNECWVTDVSYIPLIKSLLI